From Streptomyces sp. SAI-135:
AGTCGGGCTGCACGCAGTTCGAGGCCACCCGGAACCACTGGGTGCAGATGCCCGCGGCCGTCCAGGTCTCCGCCGCCACCGGCATCACCTTCTCGGGCAACACGTTCTCCGAACTCGGGCAGGCCGGACTCGGCGTGGGCAACGACGGCGTCGCCACGGCCTCCGGCACCGGACTCGGCGCGAACGGTGTCACCATCACCGGCAACACGTTCACCGACATCGCCGGCAGCGGCATCCAGGTCGGCGGGATCCAGCCGGACGCGCACCACCCCGCCAACCCGCAGATGACCAACCAGAACATCACCATCAGCAACAACAAGGTCAGCGGGGTCGGCACCGACTACAAGGAGACCGCGGGAATCCTGTCCACCTACGTCACCAACGCGACGATCACCCACAACCAGTGCGACCACCTGCCCTACGACGGGATCGACATCGGCTGGGGCTGGGGGATGAACGACCCGGGCGGCAGCCAGGACTACGTCAACCGGGGCACGTACAACTACCAGCCGATCTACAGCACTCCCACCACGCTGAAGAACAACACCGTCTCCCACAACCTGGTCTTCGACACCAAGAACGCGATGTTCGACGGCGGCAGCATCTACAGCCTGTCCGCGGCCCCCGGGTCGGTGATCTCCGACAACTACATGTACGACAACAACCGCACCACCGCGCTGTACCTCGACGAGGGCTCCCGGTACCTGAAGGTGTCGGCCAACGTGGTGCAGGACGCGGGCAACTGGGCGCTCACCAACGCCAACGCGAACAACCACACCGACGACAGCACGTTCTCCGGCAACTGGTACAACGGCGGCAACACGTACGTGGCCACCGGCCCCCCGCACAACAACGTCCTCACCGGCAACGTCCTGGTCAGCGGCACCAACTGGCCTCAGGGTGCCAGAGACGTCATCCAGCAGGCGGGCGTCCAGTCCTCGGGCGGCGGCGGCTTCCCCACGGGCTACCACCAGTTGGTGATCGCAAGCAACAACCTGTGCCTGGACGTGTACGGCAACTCCACCAGCGCCGGCGCCGCGATCGACCAGTGGACCTGCAACGGGCAGGGCAACCAGCAGTTCGGGTTCGTGCCGGTCTCGGGCGGCTACGGCCAACTGCGCGCACAGCACTCCGGACAGGTCGTGGCGGTGTCGGGCGGCTCCACGACCGCCGGCACGCCCAACATCGTGCAGCAGGCCGCGAGCGGAGCGGCTGGCGCTCTGTGGCTGCCGGTTCTGCAGTCCGACGGCTCGTATTCCTTCAAGAACCAGAACAGCGGTCTGTGCCTGGACGTCTACAGCGGCGGCAGCAACCTGGGCCAGCAACTGGACCAGTGGCCGTGCAAGAACGCACCCGGCACCAACCAGGACTTCACTCCCCGCTGATCTGCTCGCGCCCCAAAACCCCTGCACAGAAGAGCAGTTCGTTCACCCCACCCACTGTCCCGCACCCAGTGAGGAACGCTGATGAAGAAGTACTGGGCACCCTTGGCCGCAGCGCTCGCGGCCACCCTCGGAATGGGCGCAGCGTGGCCTGCCACGGCCACCGCCACCGAGGCGCCGGCCTCCGTCACGCGGGCCGCAGCGCCCACGCCCCTGCGGCTGATGCCGTTGGGCAACTCGATCACCTGGGGCGTCGGCAGCCCGTCCGGGAACAGCTACCGGAGCTTTCTGGCGAACAAGCTGACGGCCGAGGGACACACCCTGGACTTCGTCGGCTCGGGACGCAACGGCACCATGTCCGACCCGGACAACGAAGGCCACTCCGGCTGGCGGATCGACCAGATCGCGGGCATCGCGGACTCCGTGCTGGCGCGCTACCGGCCGAACGTGGTGACCCTGGAGATCGGAACCAACGACCTGAACGGCAACTACCAGATCCCGACCGCGGCCGACCGGCTCCGCGCGCTCATCGACCAGATCACCAGGGCCGCACCCGACGCAACCGTGCTCGTCGGCACCGTGATCATCTCCACCAGCGCCACCGAGGAGGCCAACCGGCCCGCGTTCAACGCCAAGTTGCCCGGAATCGTCCAGGCCCAGCAGGCTGCCGGCAAGCGCGTACGCCTGGTGGACATGAGCGCCCTGACCACCGCGGACCTCTCCGACGCCCTGCACCCCAACGACAGCGGCTTCGGCAAGATGGCGGACGCCTTCAACGCGGGCATCCAGGCCGCGGACGCGGCAGGCTGGATCAAGCCGCCGGATTCCGCGGTCGGGCAGGTGCGTTCCGGGATCGCGGGGAAGTGCCTGGGGGTCACCGGCGGCAACAGCGCCAACGGGACCCCCGCGGAGATCCGAACCTGTGACGGCTCGGCCGCGCAGACATGGTCAGCGCGCTCCGACGGCACCCTGCGGGCCCTCGGGAAGTGCCTCGACGTCACCGGCCGCGGTACCGCCAACGGCACCAAGATCGAGATCTGGGACTGCAACGGCGGCACCAACCAGCAATGGCAGACGTACAACGGCGGCTACCGCAACCCGGTCTCCGGCCGTTGCCTCGACGACCCCAACGCGTCCACCACCGACGGTACGCAACTGGTCCTGTGGGACTGCAACGGCGGAGCCCACCAGCAGTGGACCGCGCTGCCCGTGTCCTGACCTCGTCACGCCACTCCGCCCCGCACAAGGAGGCTGTTCCCCTCTTGTCCTGACGCAACGACGACCCGCGTCCGGTACGGCGGCCGTCGCCGGACGCGGGCTTCGGCATGCCCTCACAACGGCCCGACCAGGGGCGATACATGGGATGGATCCGAATTCGATTCGGAGTGCGGAGCGTATTGACTCCATCAGACAGCTGTGGAATCACTTGGACATGGGATGTCTGAGTGGTTCCTGTGGGTGCTCACCATCGCCCTCGTCACCATCCCGTTCGGCCAGGCACAGCCCTCGTCACCTTCCCCCACACACGCGAGGAACAGAATGCGGCCCTCACCCTTTTCCCGCCGGAGTCGCACGGCCCGCACACCACGCTTACC
This genomic window contains:
- a CDS encoding RICIN domain-containing protein, whose amino-acid sequence is MSGTRALRGLWAAPMALFALLAGGLPSAGAAFAAPAERQAAAADLYVAPDAAPGGNGTAGQPFATIDQARQPAHRLSADADVVVHLAGGTYRQSKPLTFGSGDGGQNGHTITYQAMSGQQPVVSGAQQISGWQVHDQSSNIWSAHVGSGVNTRQLYVNGKQAPRAAIQVPRSGFTFTQTGLTVNDSSLDYLAGLTDQSHMEVESVNSFTDRYAPVRSISGRTITMQQPAWNNNSWGYDTINAPFAGGTMYLENNYAFLKQAGQWYLDSPTGDLYYRAQPGQNPNSLDVELPRLQHLLGISGSYGSPATGLGFVGIRFTGTSWLGPSGPDGYADQQSGAHITGAYAMPANWLSTCKSGCTQFEATRNHWVQMPAAVQVSAATGITFSGNTFSELGQAGLGVGNDGVATASGTGLGANGVTITGNTFTDIAGSGIQVGGIQPDAHHPANPQMTNQNITISNNKVSGVGTDYKETAGILSTYVTNATITHNQCDHLPYDGIDIGWGWGMNDPGGSQDYVNRGTYNYQPIYSTPTTLKNNTVSHNLVFDTKNAMFDGGSIYSLSAAPGSVISDNYMYDNNRTTALYLDEGSRYLKVSANVVQDAGNWALTNANANNHTDDSTFSGNWYNGGNTYVATGPPHNNVLTGNVLVSGTNWPQGARDVIQQAGVQSSGGGGFPTGYHQLVIASNNLCLDVYGNSTSAGAAIDQWTCNGQGNQQFGFVPVSGGYGQLRAQHSGQVVAVSGGSTTAGTPNIVQQAASGAAGALWLPVLQSDGSYSFKNQNSGLCLDVYSGGSNLGQQLDQWPCKNAPGTNQDFTPR
- a CDS encoding ricin-type beta-trefoil lectin domain protein, whose product is MKKYWAPLAAALAATLGMGAAWPATATATEAPASVTRAAAPTPLRLMPLGNSITWGVGSPSGNSYRSFLANKLTAEGHTLDFVGSGRNGTMSDPDNEGHSGWRIDQIAGIADSVLARYRPNVVTLEIGTNDLNGNYQIPTAADRLRALIDQITRAAPDATVLVGTVIISTSATEEANRPAFNAKLPGIVQAQQAAGKRVRLVDMSALTTADLSDALHPNDSGFGKMADAFNAGIQAADAAGWIKPPDSAVGQVRSGIAGKCLGVTGGNSANGTPAEIRTCDGSAAQTWSARSDGTLRALGKCLDVTGRGTANGTKIEIWDCNGGTNQQWQTYNGGYRNPVSGRCLDDPNASTTDGTQLVLWDCNGGAHQQWTALPVS